In one Pseudomonas sp. Bout1 genomic region, the following are encoded:
- a CDS encoding cytochrome c oxidase assembly protein, whose protein sequence is MLESVPIKRLVTRLLILVVAMFAFGFALVPIYDVMCKAFGINGKTAGQYEGEQVVDPTRQVRVQFLSTNAIDMVWEFHSKADEVVVNPGAVTEMLFVAYNPTDKPMTAQAVPSISPAEAAMYFHKTECFCFTQQVLQPGQRIEMPVRFIVDRDMPKDVKHLTLAYTLFDITARQPPVAVHTGG, encoded by the coding sequence ATGCTTGAGTCCGTGCCTATCAAGCGCCTGGTCACGCGGCTGCTGATCCTGGTGGTGGCAATGTTCGCCTTCGGCTTTGCCCTGGTGCCTATCTACGACGTGATGTGCAAGGCGTTCGGCATCAACGGCAAGACCGCCGGGCAGTACGAAGGCGAGCAGGTGGTGGACCCGACGCGGCAGGTGCGCGTGCAGTTCCTGTCCACCAATGCCATCGACATGGTCTGGGAGTTCCATTCCAAGGCCGACGAGGTGGTGGTCAACCCCGGCGCGGTCACCGAGATGCTGTTCGTGGCCTACAACCCCACCGACAAACCGATGACCGCCCAGGCGGTGCCGAGTATTTCGCCTGCCGAGGCGGCGATGTACTTCCACAAGACCGAGTGTTTTTGCTTCACCCAGCAAGTGCTACAGCCAGGTCAGCGCATAGAGATGCCGGTGCGCTTCATTGTCGACCGCGACATGCCCAAGGATGTGAAGCATTTGACCCTGGCGTACACGCTGTTCGATATCACCGCGCGCCAACCGCCCGTGGCTGTCCATACCGGCGGCTAG
- a CDS encoding cytochrome c oxidase subunit 3 yields the protein MSTHDTYYVPAQSKWPIIATLGMLITVFGLATWFNDLKAARPESHGPLIFFVGGLLLAYMMFGWFGAVIKESRAGLYSSQMDRSFRWGMTWFIFSEVMFFIAFFGALFYVRHMSAPWLAGEGSKGVAHMLWPNFEFAWPLLNNPDPKLFPAPKGTISPWGLPLINTILLVSSSVTITIAHHALRKGHRGALKIWLAITVLLGWAFLGFQAEEYIHAYKELGLTLGSGVYGATFFMLTGFHGAHVTIGTIILFVMLMRILKGHFNDEHQFGFEAASWYWHFVDVVWIGLFFFVYVL from the coding sequence ATGTCGACTCATGATACGTACTACGTACCAGCGCAAAGCAAATGGCCAATAATTGCCACGCTGGGCATGCTGATTACGGTGTTCGGGCTGGCTACCTGGTTCAACGACCTGAAGGCGGCACGCCCGGAATCCCACGGCCCACTGATCTTTTTCGTCGGCGGCCTGCTGCTGGCCTACATGATGTTTGGCTGGTTCGGCGCGGTGATCAAGGAGAGCCGCGCCGGGTTGTACAGTTCGCAGATGGACCGCTCGTTTCGCTGGGGCATGACCTGGTTCATCTTTTCCGAGGTGATGTTCTTCATCGCGTTTTTTGGCGCGCTGTTTTATGTGCGGCACATGTCGGCGCCGTGGCTGGCGGGCGAAGGCTCAAAAGGCGTTGCCCACATGCTGTGGCCGAACTTCGAATTTGCCTGGCCGCTGCTGAACAATCCTGACCCAAAACTGTTTCCGGCGCCCAAGGGCACCATCAGCCCGTGGGGCTTGCCGCTGATCAACACGATCTTGCTGGTCAGCTCCAGCGTGACCATCACCATTGCTCACCATGCCCTGCGCAAAGGCCATCGCGGCGCGCTGAAGATCTGGCTGGCGATCACGGTGTTGCTGGGTTGGGCATTTCTCGGGTTCCAGGCTGAGGAATATATCCACGCCTATAAAGAGCTGGGCCTGACACTCGGTTCCGGCGTGTATGGCGCGACCTTCTTCATGCTCACGGGTTTTCACGGCGCCCACGTGACCATCGGCACGATCATTTTGTTTGTGATGCTGATGCGCATCCTGAAGGGGCATTTCAATGACGAGCACCAGTTCGGCTTCGAAGCAGCCAGTTGGTATTGGCACTTTGTGGACGTGGTGTGGATCGGGCTGTTTTTCTTCGTTTACGTGCTTTGA
- a CDS encoding twin transmembrane helix small protein, whose amino-acid sequence MLKAAIALMLIATVVSLFSGLFFLVKDEGNSNRLVTALTVRVVLAVITLGLITWGFFSGQLVSHAPW is encoded by the coding sequence ATGCTCAAAGCAGCCATTGCCCTGATGCTGATTGCTACCGTCGTGAGCCTGTTCAGTGGCTTGTTCTTCCTGGTCAAGGACGAGGGCAACTCCAACCGCCTCGTCACTGCCTTGACCGTGCGTGTGGTGCTGGCCGTGATCACCCTCGGGTTGATCACCTGGGGGTTCTTCAGCGGCCAGCTGGTGTCTCATGCGCCGTGGTGA
- a CDS encoding SURF1 family protein, protein MKPFRPGIAPTLVVLVLLPLLVFLGFWQLSRGHEKQALLDTYAERRAAEPMSSTQLQASEDPAFRRVHLRGQFDAEHSVLLDNRFRDAKVGVELLQPFHDQASGQWLLLNRGWLPWPDRRTPPVFNTPEQLLNLDAWVYVAPGETFQLHADPAGAKWPRLLTALHPDALWTELGRNGFAYEVRAEAGLGTYETNWPVVAMGPEKHLGYAVQWFAMALALFGLYLYLGWHNTKEKRHGSGHESTQHV, encoded by the coding sequence ATGAAACCCTTTCGCCCCGGTATTGCGCCGACGCTGGTGGTGCTCGTGCTGCTGCCGTTGCTGGTGTTTCTCGGCTTTTGGCAGCTGTCACGCGGCCACGAAAAACAGGCGCTGCTGGACACTTACGCCGAACGCCGCGCTGCCGAGCCCATGAGCAGTACGCAATTACAGGCCAGCGAAGATCCGGCGTTCCGTCGTGTGCATTTGCGCGGGCAGTTCGATGCCGAGCACAGCGTGCTGCTGGACAACCGCTTTCGTGACGCCAAGGTGGGTGTGGAGCTGTTGCAGCCTTTCCATGATCAGGCCAGCGGCCAGTGGCTGTTGCTCAATCGTGGCTGGCTGCCCTGGCCGGACCGGCGCACACCGCCGGTTTTCAACACGCCTGAACAACTGCTGAATCTCGACGCCTGGGTCTATGTGGCGCCCGGCGAGACCTTCCAGCTGCATGCCGATCCGGCGGGCGCGAAATGGCCACGATTGCTGACTGCACTGCATCCCGATGCGTTGTGGACCGAGTTGGGCCGCAACGGCTTCGCCTATGAAGTGCGGGCCGAGGCAGGCCTTGGCACTTACGAAACCAACTGGCCCGTGGTCGCCATGGGCCCGGAAAAACACCTGGGCTATGCCGTGCAGTGGTTCGCCATGGCGCTGGCGCTATTCGGTCTTTATCTCTACCTCGGATGGCACAACACAAAGGAGAAGCGCCATGGGAGCGGCCATGAATCCACTCAACATGTCTGA
- a CDS encoding COX15/CtaA family protein — protein sequence MAKPGFRLALFATLLALIVVLLGAYTRLTHAGLGCPDWPGCYGFISVPKSEAQLAHAELHYPDTPVEADKGWNEMTHRYFAGTLGLLIVLLAARAWTHRHHPGQPLKLPLFLLAVVFAQAAFGMWTVTLKLWPQVVTGHLLGGFATLSLLFLLTLRLSGVLPALIVPKRLQYWATAGLVLVIGQIALGGWVSSNYAAVACIDLPTCHGQWWPAADFANGFHLTQHIGPNYLGGQLDSDARTAIHLTHRIGAMLVTVVLLGLAWQLKVVGMTRLAGLLLIALAAQICLGLSNVYFHLPLPIAVAHNAGGAALLLTLVLVNYHARTSLVRVRHQLPFGWRFSPRKHVSGLMTLKGEMPWRP from the coding sequence ATGGCCAAACCTGGATTTCGCCTCGCGCTGTTTGCCACCCTGCTGGCCCTGATCGTGGTGCTGCTGGGTGCCTATACCCGACTGACCCACGCGGGCCTCGGTTGCCCGGATTGGCCGGGTTGCTATGGCTTTATCAGCGTGCCGAAAAGCGAAGCCCAGTTGGCCCATGCCGAACTGCATTACCCGGACACGCCGGTAGAGGCGGACAAGGGCTGGAACGAGATGACCCACCGTTACTTCGCCGGGACGTTGGGGCTGCTGATCGTACTGCTGGCGGCGCGCGCCTGGACCCATCGGCATCATCCGGGGCAGCCGCTGAAGCTGCCGTTGTTCTTGCTGGCGGTGGTGTTCGCCCAGGCGGCGTTTGGCATGTGGACGGTGACGCTCAAGCTTTGGCCGCAGGTGGTCACCGGGCATTTATTGGGCGGGTTCGCGACGTTGAGCCTGCTGTTCTTGCTGACGCTGCGCCTGTCTGGCGTGTTGCCGGCGCTGATCGTGCCCAAGCGCTTGCAGTACTGGGCGACGGCCGGGCTGGTACTGGTGATCGGCCAGATTGCGCTGGGTGGATGGGTCAGTTCCAACTATGCGGCGGTGGCCTGTATCGACCTGCCAACCTGTCACGGCCAGTGGTGGCCGGCGGCGGACTTCGCCAATGGCTTCCACCTGACCCAGCATATCGGCCCCAATTACCTCGGCGGGCAACTGGACAGTGATGCGCGTACGGCGATTCACCTTACCCATCGGATTGGCGCGATGCTGGTCACCGTCGTGCTGCTCGGCCTGGCCTGGCAACTCAAGGTGGTCGGCATGACGCGCTTGGCCGGGCTGTTGCTGATCGCCCTGGCGGCGCAAATCTGCCTGGGGTTGAGCAACGTGTATTTCCACCTGCCGCTGCCGATAGCGGTTGCTCATAACGCCGGCGGCGCGGCGTTGCTGCTGACGCTGGTGCTGGTCAATTACCACGCCCGCACCAGCTTGGTCCGGGTGCGGCATCAGTTGCCGTTCGGCTGGCGCTTCAGCCCGCGTAAACACGTGTCGGGCCTCATGACCCTAAAAGGAGAGATGCCATGGCGACCTTGA
- the cyoE gene encoding heme o synthase, with translation MATLIGERHSKAIWRDYLELTKPKVVVLMLITSLVGMFLATRAGVPWPVLIFGNLGIALCAGGAAAVNHVVDRRIDALMARTHKRPLAQGRVSPAAALTFAMVLAVAGLALLLAFTNPLAAWLTLASLLGYAVIYTGFLKRATPQNIVIGGLAGAAPPLLGWVAVTGHVSAEPLLLVLIIFAWTPPHFWALAIHRKEEYAKADIPMLPVTHGEHYTKVHILLYTFALLAVSLMPYVIHMSGMLYLVCALVLGGRFLQWAWVLYRGSRPHAAINTFKYSIGYLFALFIALLVDHYLLLNL, from the coding sequence ATGGCGACCTTGATCGGCGAGCGTCACAGCAAGGCGATCTGGCGTGACTACCTGGAGCTGACCAAGCCAAAAGTGGTGGTGCTGATGCTTATCACCTCGTTGGTGGGCATGTTCCTCGCCACGCGCGCCGGGGTGCCGTGGCCGGTGCTGATTTTCGGCAACCTGGGGATCGCCCTGTGTGCCGGTGGCGCGGCAGCGGTGAACCATGTGGTGGACCGGCGCATCGATGCGCTGATGGCGCGCACCCATAAACGGCCGCTGGCGCAAGGGCGCGTATCGCCCGCGGCGGCGCTGACGTTCGCGATGGTGCTGGCGGTGGCCGGGCTGGCGCTGTTGCTGGCGTTTACCAATCCATTGGCCGCGTGGCTGACCCTGGCTTCGCTGCTGGGCTATGCGGTGATCTACACCGGCTTTCTCAAGCGTGCGACGCCGCAGAACATCGTTATCGGCGGCCTTGCTGGCGCTGCGCCGCCGTTGCTGGGTTGGGTGGCGGTCACCGGCCACGTCAGCGCCGAGCCGTTGCTGCTGGTGCTGATCATCTTCGCCTGGACCCCGCCGCACTTCTGGGCCCTGGCCATTCACCGTAAAGAGGAATACGCCAAGGCCGACATCCCGATGCTGCCGGTGACCCACGGCGAGCATTACACCAAGGTGCATATCCTGCTCTACACCTTCGCCCTGCTGGCGGTCAGCCTGATGCCGTATGTGATCCACATGAGCGGCATGCTTTACCTGGTGTGCGCACTGGTGCTGGGCGGGCGCTTTCTGCAATGGGCCTGGGTGCTGTACCGTGGCAGTCGGCCGCACGCGGCGATCAACACCTTCAAGTACTCTATCGGGTACCTGTTCGCGCTGTTTATCGCCCTGCTCGTAGACCATTACCTATTGTTGAACCTATGA
- a CDS encoding SCO family protein gives MTRTQKTVFILVAIVALIMGLTVNKVLSGKGQGDPTALIDAGIILLPQSRQLPPVTMTNQDGQPVVVNELKGKWSVLFFGYTFCPDICPTTLAQLRQIKSELPKDVVDKLQVILVSVDPNRDTPAQLKQYLGYFDPQFEGLTGANVEDVQKVSNAVSIPFIPADTSKPNYTVDHSGNLALIGPDGTQRGFIRAPLNNQKLVAQFPGLLQRK, from the coding sequence ATGACTCGAACTCAAAAAACTGTCTTCATTCTGGTGGCCATTGTCGCGTTGATCATGGGCCTGACCGTCAACAAAGTACTGAGTGGCAAAGGCCAGGGCGACCCTACCGCGCTGATCGACGCCGGCATCATCCTGCTGCCGCAAAGCCGCCAGTTGCCGCCCGTGACCATGACCAACCAGGACGGCCAGCCGGTGGTGGTCAACGAGCTGAAAGGCAAGTGGAGCGTGTTGTTCTTCGGCTACACCTTCTGCCCGGACATCTGCCCGACTACCCTCGCCCAGCTGCGTCAGATCAAGAGCGAGCTGCCGAAAGACGTGGTGGATAAGTTGCAGGTGATTTTGGTCAGCGTTGACCCGAATCGTGATACGCCGGCGCAGCTTAAACAGTACCTGGGCTACTTTGATCCACAGTTTGAAGGCCTGACCGGCGCGAATGTGGAGGATGTGCAGAAGGTTTCGAACGCGGTGAGCATTCCGTTTATTCCAGCGGACACCAGCAAGCCCAACTACACCGTCGACCACAGCGGCAACCTGGCGCTGATCGGGCCCGATGGGACGCAGCGCGGGTTTATCCGGGCGCCGTTGAACAACCAGAAGCTGGTGGCGCAATTTCCGGGGTTGTTGCAGCGTAAGTAA
- a CDS encoding Bro-N domain-containing protein translates to MTTLTPDPPCTPEVFTRHHQQLHAILIDAQAWFSARDIGHLMGLHLNEALLRKLDPDQQQTLTATTHGHAEPTLMLSESGVYAMLIYHYCPENRALRQWLTHEVVPALRGKQQASESPALSWLAWSTVSLSVLRWRNEPWIRLRDMPKVLPGV, encoded by the coding sequence ATGACAACACTTACCCCAGACCCACCCTGCACCCCCGAAGTCTTCACCCGCCATCACCAGCAACTGCACGCCATCCTCATCGATGCCCAAGCCTGGTTCAGCGCCCGCGACATTGGCCACCTGATGGGCCTGCATCTCAACGAAGCCTTGCTGCGCAAGCTCGACCCTGACCAACAACAAACATTAACCGCGACCACTCACGGCCACGCTGAACCCACCCTGATGCTCAGCGAATCAGGCGTGTACGCGATGTTGATCTATCACTACTGCCCGGAAAATCGCGCCCTGCGCCAATGGCTGACTCACGAAGTGGTGCCGGCCCTGCGCGGCAAGCAGCAGGCAAGCGAAAGCCCGGCCCTGAGTTGGCTGGCCTGGTCGACGGTGAGTTTGAGTGTGCTGCGGTGGCGCAATGAGCCGTGGATCCGGCTGCGGGATATGCCCAAGGTGTTGCCGGGCGTGTAG
- a CDS encoding MetQ/NlpA family ABC transporter substrate-binding protein has product MKKLLVAFAAVAAFSAHAAETITVAASPVPHAEILEFVKPALAKEGVDLQVKVFTDYVQPNVQVAEKRLDANFFQHQPYLDEFNKAKGTHLVSVGAVHLEPLGAYSSKYKKLEDLPSGANVVIPNDATNGGRALLLLANSKLITLKDPTNILSTIKDITENPKNLKFRELEAATLPRVLTQVDLALINTNYALEAKLDPSKDALVIEGNDSPYVNILVTREDNKDSDAVKKLVAALHTPEVKAFILEKYKGAILPAF; this is encoded by the coding sequence ATGAAAAAACTACTGGTTGCTTTCGCCGCCGTTGCTGCGTTTTCCGCCCACGCCGCCGAAACCATCACCGTGGCCGCCTCGCCGGTGCCGCACGCTGAAATCCTCGAATTCGTGAAGCCGGCCCTGGCCAAAGAAGGCGTGGACCTGCAAGTCAAAGTCTTCACCGACTACGTTCAGCCAAACGTACAGGTGGCCGAAAAGCGCCTGGATGCGAACTTCTTTCAGCACCAGCCGTACCTGGATGAGTTCAACAAAGCCAAGGGCACTCACCTGGTAAGCGTGGGTGCCGTGCACCTGGAGCCTCTGGGCGCCTACTCCAGCAAGTACAAAAAGCTCGAAGACCTGCCAAGCGGCGCCAACGTCGTGATCCCGAACGACGCCACCAACGGTGGCCGTGCGCTGTTGCTGCTCGCCAACAGCAAGCTGATCACCCTGAAGGACCCGACCAACATCCTGTCGACCATCAAGGACATCACCGAAAACCCGAAAAACCTGAAATTCCGCGAACTGGAAGCCGCCACCCTGCCGCGCGTGCTGACCCAGGTCGACCTGGCGCTGATCAACACCAACTACGCGCTGGAAGCCAAGCTGGACCCGTCCAAGGACGCACTGGTGATCGAAGGCAACGACTCGCCTTACGTGAACATCCTGGTGACCCGTGAAGACAACAAGGATTCGGATGCGGTGAAGAAGCTGGTTGCAGCGCTGCATACACCGGAAGTGAAAGCGTTCATTCTCGAGAAGTACAAAGGCGCGATCCTGCCGGCGTTCTGA
- a CDS encoding methionine ABC transporter permease gives MEILLSFFSNIDWSEILLATGDTMTMLFGSLLFTVLLGLPLGVLLFLCSPRQLFEQKNLYALLSLIVNILRSLPFIILLIVMIPFTVLITGTSLGVAGAIPPLVVGATPFFARLVETALREVDRGIIEATQAMGATTRQIITNALLPEARPGIFAAITVTAITLVSYTAMAGVVGAGGLGDLAIRFGYQRFQTDVMVVTVVMLLILVQILQTVGDKLVVHFSRK, from the coding sequence ATGGAAATCCTGTTGAGCTTTTTCTCAAATATCGACTGGTCGGAAATCCTGCTGGCCACCGGCGACACCATGACCATGCTGTTCGGCTCGCTGCTGTTCACCGTGTTGCTCGGCTTGCCGCTGGGCGTGCTGTTGTTCCTGTGCAGCCCGCGCCAACTGTTCGAACAAAAGAACCTGTACGCCTTGCTGTCGCTGATCGTGAACATCCTGCGGTCGCTGCCGTTCATCATCCTGCTGATCGTGATGATTCCGTTCACGGTGCTGATCACCGGCACCTCGCTGGGTGTTGCCGGTGCGATTCCGCCGCTGGTAGTGGGTGCCACGCCGTTCTTTGCGCGCCTGGTGGAAACTGCGCTGCGTGAAGTGGACCGCGGGATTATCGAAGCAACCCAGGCCATGGGCGCGACTACCCGGCAGATCATCACCAACGCCTTGCTGCCCGAAGCCCGCCCCGGCATCTTCGCGGCGATTACGGTGACGGCTATTACACTGGTGTCCTACACGGCCATGGCCGGTGTGGTCGGTGCCGGTGGCTTGGGCGACCTGGCGATCCGTTTCGGCTATCAACGCTTCCAGACCGACGTAATGGTGGTCACCGTGGTGATGCTGTTGATCCTGGTGCAAATTCTGCAAACCGTCGGCGACAAGCTGGTGGTGCACTTTTCTCGAAAATAA
- a CDS encoding methionine ABC transporter ATP-binding protein: MIEFHNVHKTYRVAGKDIPALHPTNLRVENGQVFGLIGHSGAGKSTLLRLINRLEQPSGGQIKVDDEEVTALDANGLRRFRQQVGMIFQHFNLLASKTVADNVALPLTLAGELSRKEIDLRVAELLARVGLSDHAKKYPAQLSGGQKQRVGIARALATKPKILLCDEATSALDPQTTASVLQLLAEINRELKLTIVLITHEMDVIRRVCDHVAVMDAGVIVEQGTVADVFLHPKHPTTKRFVQESEQVDEGEQRDDFAHVPGRIVRLTFQGEATYAPLLGTVARDTGVDYSILAGRIDRIKDIPYGQLTLAVTGGDMEAAFAAFTAADVHMEVLR; encoded by the coding sequence GTGATCGAGTTTCATAACGTCCATAAAACCTACCGGGTCGCCGGTAAGGATATCCCCGCGCTGCATCCCACCAACCTGCGCGTCGAAAATGGCCAGGTGTTTGGTCTGATCGGCCATTCCGGTGCGGGAAAAAGTACTTTGCTGCGTCTGATCAACCGCCTGGAGCAACCCAGTGGCGGCCAGATCAAGGTCGATGACGAAGAAGTCACCGCCCTGGATGCCAACGGCCTGCGCCGTTTCCGGCAACAGGTCGGGATGATCTTCCAGCACTTCAACCTGCTGGCCTCCAAGACTGTCGCCGACAACGTGGCGCTGCCGCTGACGCTGGCGGGCGAGCTGTCGCGCAAGGAGATCGACCTGCGCGTGGCCGAACTACTGGCCCGGGTCGGCCTGTCCGACCACGCCAAGAAGTACCCGGCGCAGTTGTCGGGCGGCCAGAAGCAGCGCGTCGGCATTGCCCGCGCCCTGGCCACCAAGCCAAAGATCCTGCTGTGCGACGAAGCCACCAGCGCCCTCGACCCGCAAACCACGGCCTCGGTGTTGCAACTGCTGGCCGAGATTAACCGTGAGCTGAAGCTGACCATCGTGCTGATCACGCATGAAATGGACGTGATCCGCCGAGTCTGCGACCACGTGGCCGTGATGGATGCCGGCGTGATCGTCGAGCAAGGCACCGTCGCCGACGTGTTCCTGCATCCCAAGCACCCGACCACCAAGCGCTTTGTGCAAGAGTCCGAGCAGGTTGACGAAGGCGAGCAGCGTGATGACTTCGCTCACGTGCCGGGTCGCATCGTGCGCCTTACGTTCCAGGGCGAAGCGACCTACGCGCCGCTGCTGGGTACCGTCGCCCGCGACACGGGTGTGGACTACAGCATCCTCGCCGGTCGTATCGACCGCATCAAAGACATTCCCTACGGGCAACTGACCCTCGCCGTCACCGGTGGCGACATGGAGGCCGCGTTCGCCGCCTTCACCGCGGCAGACGTCCATATGGAGGTGCTGCGCTAA